Proteins from a genomic interval of Plasmodium reichenowi strain SY57 chromosome 11, whole genome shotgun sequence:
- a CDS encoding putative membrane protein (conserved Plasmodium membrane protein, unknown function), giving the protein MNENLIHKNLVNRITNKDDNNNVMGDKSSCVDGEKENEEENEKKENEVSKDKIQISYKSIFLFQIFLFLIYFLVLLIGSFNFSFKLFQVREKHLYEFLNNIKSGPCYNSYYIKKGQNNNKKHNNNNNNNNNINEGKKKRNIVYKNTDNLVHTHDKIPNLNFKYYFTRGKHYKIENNEMKEENNKEIKMFICLNKKQKFYNNDIKEVLLKWKTYVHKFLHFCLNEIKNAFFKKENKTTIQNNMKNYVLDNYRNNKDIEVYKYLYYNFLLNKNTSYKNYYVNMEHIFYMYINNICYYHDFNYIQTIISHNTSNTTTFINIDKNIMEDILIENNKKDITLLINHINIYLNHDIFHDLLNTLYFKICNKPNLINYLKKNGQSNNNTLLNMDNNLSEQKHHNHFDNINYFKYYTLYNNIEEIKNNTNHVHKFLNRIQKNITTVQVLKGLNKCLKKYIRNLTKIPFYFFMDDYYDTPCYVYSKLISNLLRNYYKGIFLYFIIFIGCVHVVFSPFPITLVHFRRFFIYFIIIMYRLFILYFIPSIIQYVIYKFHNFKEEYIHIFDYSDHVILFCTLLFIISLEIKAIEYTIKHQESSSDHFHFKYNRNFCFFFLKFVLYYYYILISFFLYTSYFTSKFFHTTNEIFVAYFFSTFSIFFFFYFFLYKNYFSFYSIGITSYMKKNNPAPSNVFHTPSCLSITGKSLKDKFNIE; this is encoded by the coding sequence atgaatgaaaatcttattcataaaaatttagTAAACAGGATTACAAATAAAGATGATAACAATAATGTAATGGGTGATAAATCATCATGTGTGGATGgagaaaaagaaaatgaagaagagaatgagaagaaagaaaatgaaGTGAGCAAAGATAAAATACAAATTAGCTATAAgagtatttttttatttcagatatttttatttttgatatattttttagtATTACTTATTGgatcttttaatttttcttttaaacTTTTCCAAGTTAGAGaaaaacatttatatgaatttttaaataatattaagaGCGGACCATGTTataattcttattatattaagaaaggacaaaataataataaaaaacataataataataataataataataataatataaatgaagggaaaaagaaaagaaatattgTGTATAAGAATACAGACAACTTAGTGCATACTCATGATAAGATTCCAAATTTAAATttcaaatattattttacaaGAGGAAAACATTATAAAATTGAGAATAATGAAAtgaaagaagaaaataataaagaaataaaaatgtttatatgtctaaataaaaaacaaaaattctataataatgatataaaagaagtattattaaaatggAAAACGTATGTACATAaatttcttcatttttgtttaaatgaaattaaaaatgcattttttaaaaaagaaaataaaacaaccatacaaaataatatgaaaaattatgtactagataattatagaaataataaggatattgaagtttataaatatttatattataactttttattaaataaaaatacatcttataaaaattattatgtaaatatggaacatatattttatatgtatattaataatatttgttattatcatgattttaattatattcaaACCATCATAAGTCATAATACATCTAATACAACaacatttataaatatagacaaaaatattatggaagatattttaatagaaaataataaaaaagatattactttattaattaatcatatcaatatatatttaaatcaCGATATATTTCATGATCTTTtaaatacattatattttaagatatgtaataaaccaaatttaattaattatcttaaaaaaaatggacaaagtaataataatacattattaaatatggataataatttatctGAACAAAAACATCATAATCattttgataatataaattattttaaatattatacattatataacaatattgaagagataaaaaataatactaATCATGttcataaatttttaaacagaatacaaaaaaatattacaacTGTACAAGTATTAAAAGGATTAAATaaatgtttaaaaaaatatatacggaatttaacaaaaataccattttattttttcatggatgattattatgataCACCTTGTTATGTATACAGCAAATTGATTAGTAATTTATtaagaaattattataaaggaatatttttatattttattatttttattggATGTGTTCATGTAGTATTTTCTCCATTCCCAATAACTCTAGTACATTTTAGAAGATTTTTTAtctattttataataataatgtatcGTCTGTTTatcttatattttataccATCTATAATTCAATATGTAATTTACAAAtttcataattttaaagaagaatatatacatatttttgaCTACTCAGACCATGTCATTTTATTCtgtacattattatttattatttctcTTGAAATCAAAGCTATTGAATATACTATCAAACATCAAGAATCCAGCTCAgatcattttcattttaaatataacagAAATTTCTGtttcttctttttaaaattcgttttgtattattattatattcttatatcCTTTTTTCTATATACCAGTTATTTTACTTctaaattttttcatacaacaaatgaaatatttGTTGCCTATTTCTTTTCAACCTTTTctatctttttcttcttttattttttcttatataaaaattatttcaGCTTTTATAGTATTGGAATAACTTcttatatgaaaaaaaataatccTGCTCCTTCTAATGTCTTCCACACACCATCTTGTTTATCAATTACTGGAAAGTctttaaaagataaatttAACATCGAATAA
- a CDS encoding hypothetical protein (conserved Plasmodium protein, unknown function): MKLAKWNFSSKSDLFFSFFHLRKNRICSLNTFSFLSTKINKTLLTSEEGLTNLFFLHPLSSTTKEVNMNTYKSSTLFFNNFMLYDSKDEQSSILRKQSIQELLFKNKKTKLALRRKRKRMGERISLRYR, translated from the exons atgaaactTGCTAAATGGAACTTTTCGAGTAAATCTGacttgtttttttctttttttcatttaagaaaaaatagGATATGTTCCTTAAATaccttttcttttttatcgACAAAGATTAACAAGACATTGTTAACATCTGAAGAAGGTTTAAcgaatttattttttcttcatccATTAAGTTCAACAACGAAAGAAGTAAATATGAATACTTATAAAAGTTCAaccttattttttaataatttcatGTTGTATGATTCTAAAGATGAACAGTCATCTATCTTAAGAAAACAATCCATCCAg GAattactttttaaaaataaaaaaaccAAGTTAGCTCtaagaagaaaaaggaaGAGGATGGGAGAACGTATTAGTTTAAGATATAGATAA
- a CDS encoding UDP-galactose transporter, putative — MVKIQKSSGMFWKRNSESSNLYNFLNGLFCIGGIYFFFIIFGYYQEKLPQLGRGSDRFYYNIFLICVLCLSNSLCSLSAIFFKSRLNNENVMSSLKKNVDKYFIKQIMLISITYSIAMIATNYSLSHVNFPTQVLVKSGKMIPIVVGGYFFFGKKYPYYDYISVFLITSSLVLFNLLRTKSSKEVHQTTFGILLLCISLLCDGLTGPRQDKLLSKYNVDSVNLMFYVNIFAFIFNLLASLIIEGNKPYIFLQKYTTSYYYILAFSISGTLGQFFVFYSLRVYGSLYTSLFTTLRKALSTVVSVYLFGHVLKPLQWICIGVIFSTLIVQSYLKKQSKKVQSKNK; from the coding sequence ATGGTAAAAATACAGAAGAGCTCAGGTATGTTTTGGAAGAGGAATAGTGAGTCCTCAAATTTGTACAATTTCTTGAATGGCTTATTTTGTATAGGtggtatatattttttttttataatatttggTTATTATCAAGAAAAATTACCTCAATTAGGAAGAGGAAGTGATAggttttattataatatttttttaatatgtgTTTTATGTTTATCAAATAGTTTATGTAGTTTAAGTgctatattttttaagagtagattaaataatgaaaatgtgATGAGtagtttaaaaaaaaatgtagataaatattttataaaacaaattatGTTAATATCTATTACATATTCTATAGCTATGATAGCTACAAATTATTCTTTAAGTCATGTTAATTTCCCTACACAAGTACTTGTAAAATCTGGAAAAATGATACCAATTGTTGTAGGAggttatttttttttcggAAAGAAATATCcttattatgattatatttCAGTATTTTTAATTACATCATCATTAGTTCTTTTCAATTTATTAAGAACAAAGAGTTCTAAGGAAGTTCATCAGACTACATTTGGAATTCTACTTTTAtgtatatcattattatgtGACGGACTTACTGGACCGAGACaagataaattattaagtaaatataatgttGATTCTGTTAATCTTATGTtttatgttaatatatttgcattcatttttaatttattagCTTCATTAATTATCGAAGGAAATAAAccatatattttcttacaaaaatatacaacctcctattattatatattagCTTTCTCTATAAGTGGAACTCTTGGACAATTTTTCGTTTTTTACTCACTCAGGGTATATGGTAGTTTATATACTAGTCTCTTCACAACCCTTAGAAAAGCTCTAAGTACAGTCGTTTCGGTTTACCTATTTGGACATGTACTTAAGCCATTACAATGGATATGTATAGGAGTCATTTTTTCAACTCTTATTGTACAGAGTTATCTTAAGAAACAATCCAAAAAAGTTcaaagtaaaaataaatga
- a CDS encoding protein tyrosine phosphatase, producing the protein MKSLENNEMHNLCPIHYYFNGRDYNSDTIINNVNIKYFNMDNCLGNANLHMDYLNPVLNHPTKIEHGKIKILILDAPTNDLLPLYIKEMKNYNVTDLVRTCERTYNDGEIKDAGINVHELIFPDGDAPTEDIVSNWLNIVNNVIKNNCAVAVHCVAGLGRAPVLASIVLIEFGMDPIDAIVFIRDRRKGAINKRQLQFLKEYRKKKKKKNCLRKCHFM; encoded by the coding sequence ATGAAGAGTTTGGAGAATAACGAAATGCATAACTTGTGTCCaatacattattattttaacGGGAGAGATTATAATAGTGatacaataataaataatgtaaatataaaatatttcaatatGGATAATTGTTTAGGGAATGCTAATCTTCATATGGATTATTTAAATCCTGTATTAAACCATCCAACTAAAATAGAACatggaaaaataaaaattttaatattagATGCACCTACAAATGATTTATTACccttatatataaaggaaATGAAAAACTATAATGTAACAGATTTAGTACGTACATGTGAAAGGACATATAATGATGGGGAAATTAAGGACGCTGGGATTAATGTCCATGAACTTATTTTTCCTGATGGGGATGCCCCAACAGAAGATATAGTGTCGAATTGGTTAAATATTGTGaataatgttataaaaaataattgtGCGGTAGCAGTTCATTGTGTAGCTGGATTAGGAAGAGCTCCTGTTTTAGCTTCTATCGTTTTAATAGAATTTGGAATGGACCCTATTGATGCCATAGTTTTTATAAGAGATAGAAGGAAAGGAGCTATTAATAAAAGACAATTACAgtttttaaaagaatataggaaaaaaaaaaaaaaaaaaaattgtcTTAGGAAATGTCATTTTATGTGA
- a CDS encoding glyoxalase I, with protein MAQEISNLAKKYNVTWQQTMLRIYDPKETVEFYEKNFGMINIHTYHFNEYNFSLYFLITPPYDEEERKKLPEPNTKESEKYLWNLNTVCLELTYNHNSQEKLSNGNNENDRGFGHIAFNCNDVIEQCDNLCKKNVKFQKLPHETKMKTIGFALDPNNYWIEIVKRSNQVKWKNYKNITNFSQTMIRVKNPEKSLYFYINILGMKLIHVKHCSDFSLYFLKSNYVCAENNKEMIEDQSNKNTNKIYDFNSLKNSYQTDEDYENFKQSWEPVLELTHNHGTEDDDNFSYHNGNTEPRGFGHIGFLVNDLENYCKELETLNVTFKKKVTEGLMKNIAFIYDPDNYVIELIQRDTSFIAK; from the coding sequence atGGCACAAGAAATATCCAATTTAGCAAAGAAGTACAATGTTACTTGGCAACAAACCATGTTGCGTATATATGACCCTAAAGAAACTGTTGAATTctatgaaaaaaatttcggtatgataaatattcataCGTATCATTTTAATGAGTATAACTTTTCTCTTTATTTCTTGATCACTCCTCCAtatgatgaagaagaaagaaagaaattACCTGAACCAAACACGAAAGAATctgaaaaatatttatggAATTTGAATACAGTTTGCTTGGAACTTAcatataatcataatagtcaagaaaaattaagtaacggaaataatgaaaatgataGAGGATTTGGACATATTGCATTTAATTGTAATGATGTTATTGAACAGTGTGATAatttatgtaaaaaaaatgtaaagTTTCAAAAATTACCACATGAAACCAAAATGAAAACTATTGGATTTGCTTTAGATCCTAATAATTATTGGATTGAAATTGTAAAAAGATCCAATCAAGTTAAAtggaaaaattataaaaatattacaaacTTTTCTCAAACAATGATTAGGGTTAAGAATCCTGAAAAaagtttatatttttatataaatattttagGTATGAAATTGATACATGTAAAACATTGCAGCGATTTCtctttatatttcttaaaatCCAATTATGTATGTGcagaaaataataaggaaATGATAGAAGATCAATCAAATAAgaatacaaataaaatatatgattttaATTCTTTGAAAAATTCATATCAAACAGATGAAgattatgaaaattttaaacAATCATGGGAACCCGTTCTAGAATTAACACACAATCATGGTACAGAAGACGatgataatttttcatatcaTAATGGAAATACAGAGCCAAGAGGTTTTGGACATATTGGATTTTTAGTAAACGACTTAGAGAATTATTGTAAAGAATTAGAAACTTTGAATGttacttttaaaaaaaaagtaacTGAAGgattaatgaaaaatattgCTTTTATATACGATCCTGATAATTATGTCATAGAGCTTATACAACGGGACACTTCATTCATTgcaaaataa
- a CDS encoding ubiquitin domain-containing protein DSK2, putative, which translates to MVINVSFKVTGGKEFTVAIEPDITVLDLKKICAEHVDIPVEAQRIIFKGKILKDKESLTLYGVADGNTMHLVRSAIATKDVAQEEKESNKNENATNNDQSTPSNENNNEMGDNPLVQMLMQSGAGDMGNFNSALGGADNFNLGNFANMLNANGGGDFNRDTISSLLNNPLARSVLNELSNNPEMLTNLVSNNPILRNTFSQSPLMQPVLENPNLLREFMRPEILQAGLQIENALNMNNNNNNNNNNNSNRPGGGFRMEDILNNLNNLNNLSNPNNTTDNNNNNNNNNANPGNNLNSFLQSPELLQVFQQVMSSNRNLGNLNFPNANMNLDFNTTNVTDNRPPEERYASQLSSLQEMGFLDNAANIQALQETGGDVNSAVTRLLERGFN; encoded by the exons ATGGTAATAAATGTATCTTTTAAAGTTACTGGGGGTAAAGAATTTACTGTAGCCATTGAACCAGATATTACAGTATTggatttaaaaaaaatttgcGCTGAACATGTAGATATACCTGTTGAAGCACAAAGGATAATTTTTAAAG GCAAAATATTGAAGGATAAAGAATCATTAACCTTATATGGTGTAGCTGATGGAAATACTATGCATTTAGTTAGAAGTGCTATAGCAACGAAAGATG tAGCACAAGAAGAAAAGGAAAGCAACAAGAATGAAAATGCCACGAATAATGATCAAAGCACACCATCTAATGAAAATAACAACGAAATGGGAGACAACCCATTAGTACAAATGTTAATGCAAAGTGGCGCTGGAG ATATGGGAAATTTTAACTCTGCTTTGGGAGGTGCAGATAATTTTAATCTAGGAAATTTTGCAAACATGTTAAATGCCAATGGAGGTGGGGATTTTAATCGTGATACAATCAGCTCCTTGTTGAATAACCCACTTGCTAGATCGGttttaaatgaattaaGTAACAACCCTGAAATGTTAACAAATTTAGTATCTAATAATCCTATATTAAGAAATACATTTTCTCAAAGTCCACTTATGCAACCAGTTTTAGAAAACCCTAATTTATTAAGAGAATTTATGAGGCCAGAAATATTACAAGCTGGGTTACAAATTGAAAATGCGCTTAACATgaacaacaacaacaataataataataataacaatagTAACAGACCAGGAGGTGGATTTCGAATGGAAGATATActaaataatttaaataacttaaataatttatcaaACCCAAATAATACGACcgataataataataataacaataataataatgctAATCCAGGTAATAACTTGAATTCATTTCTTCAATCACCAGAATTATTACAAGTATTTCAACAAGTTATGAGTTCCAATAGAAATTTAGGGAATTTGAATTTTCCAAATGCTAATATGAATCTAGATTTTAATACAACAAATGTAACAGATAACCGTCCACCTGAAGAAAGATACGCATCACAATTGTCAAGTTTACAAGAAATGGGATTTCTTGATAATGCTGCAAATATTCAAGCATTACAAGAAACAGGTGGAGATGTAAATTCAGCTGTAACACGTTTATTAGAAAGAGgttttaattaa
- a CDS encoding GTP-binding protein, putative yields the protein MGRILFLLKNVNKIEKRYFTNKSNIYYHNESQKKEIIVLHPILKRSKNNSNKLFQEIIYDAQEALGLAKSANFQIAKGISMPLGGWYLKNEKEKKNDQKNDKIDKSQVPKKELSQNNEHHHVFEKREKEIPNEIAFTTDKSSSKYINYDEIERKVAESILIKVNHIDNKFYFSKGKLNELSKYYLKNPTPCIFINTLLSPEQFRNLEFLFNSLLKSYQDELILNNKRQCDNSDMYERVSDVKFDNCDSDDIIIDNSSYCLDAYNNFLDKEDEQCDDVDLEQNMNVLNEHIGDTSCEQTNDFPYEQKNDIPYEQKNDIPYEQKNDIPYEQTNDIPYEQISDTQECSKNIPMYVELFDRYSIILYILKSRAKNNLSKLQLELARANFVLNTYSEDSKSRIKYIKYIENNVLGGSCIDYEEKYTKLNFFTVGKQNKNSNVNFSGYTSNYIKSNETYKEYEKRIINNLYSKLKKELIKCKNNMILQNNSRKHKAIIAIVGYTNVGKTKLINYLTKSNLKARNLLFQTLDNAYKNLNISTCYSTIFVDSIGFIQNIPYSLYESFKISLEAIKTADVIIHVIDVSHPYKDNHKKCVLETLNKIGISDEFIKNNVIEVWNKIDKLTDNELYTLCKNKPKNALPISAKYGTNCNYLIQIIEHLINQIKDVHILNLQFPTSEAKERIDFLMKNYKVVPHSISYSDDGNTTFIKLVENKSNLKKYYEKFEIKETYKSDN from the coding sequence atgggaagaatattatttttattaaaaaatgtaaacaAAATAGAGAAAAGATATTTCACAAATAAAtccaatatatattatcataatgAATCTCAAAAGAAGGAAATTATTGTATTGCACCctatattaaaaagaagtaaaaataattctaACAAATTATTTCAAGAGATAATTTATGATGCTCAAGAGGCTTTAGGCTTAGCAAAATCAGCCAACTTCCAAATTGCCAAAGGTATATCTATGCCTTTAGGGGGATggtatttaaaaaatgaaaaagaaaaaaaaaacgatcagaaaaatgataaaattgATAAATCTCAAGTACCcaaaaaagaattatcACAAAATAATGAACACCATCATGTTTTTgaaaaaagagaaaaagaaattcCCAATGAAATAGCTTTTACTACTGATAAATCATcaagtaaatatattaattatgaCGAAATTGAACGTAAAGTTGCTGAATCTATTTTAATTAAAGTTAATCATATAGacaataaattttattttagtaaaggtaaattaaatgaattatcaaaatattatttgaaaaacCCAACACCATGCATTTTTATCAACACCTTATTGTCACCTGAACAATTTCGCAACTTGGagtttttatttaatagCTTGTTAAAAAGTTATCAAGATGAActtatattaaataacaAAAGACAATGTGATAACTCTGATATGTATGAAAGGGTGTCGGATGTTAAATTTGATAATTGTGATAGTGATGACATAATAATTGATAATAGTTCGTATTGTCTAGATGcgtataataattttttagaTAAGGAAGATGAGCAATGTGATGATGTGGACCTCGAACAAAATATGAATGTATTAAATGAGCACATAGGAGATACATCTTGCGAACAAACAAATGATTTCCCATACgaacaaaaaaatgatatcCCATACgaacaaaaaaatgatatcCCATACgaacaaaaaaatgatatcCCATACGAACAAACAAATGATATTCCATACGAACAAATAAGTGATACACAAGAATGTTCTAAAAACATACCAATGTACGTAGAACTATTCGACAGGTATAgtatcattttatatattttaaaaagcAGAGCAAAAAACAATTTAAGCAAATTACAACTCGAATTAGCTAGAGCAAACTTTGTTTTAAATACTTATTCAGAAGATAGTAAATCaagaataaaatacataaagtatatagaaaataatgtatTAGGAGGTTCATGTATCGATTATGAAGAGAAATATACCAAGTTGAATTTTTTTACTGTAGGTAAACAGAATAAAAACTCCAATGTGAATTTTTCGGGATATACGagtaattatataaaaagtaatgaaacttataaagaatatgaaaaaagaattataaataatttatatagtaaattaaaaaaggaattaataaaatgtaaaaacaatatgattttacaaaataattctAGAAAACATAAAGCTATAATAGCTATTGTAGGATATACTAATGTTggaaaaacaaaattaattaattatttaacaAAATCAAATTTAAAAGCTAGAAATTTATTATTCCAAACATTAGATAATgcttataaaaatttaaatatatctacATGTTATTCCACTATTTTTGTAGATTCCATAGGTTTTATACAAAACATACcatattcattatatgaatcttttaaaatatccTTAGAAGCTATAAAAACAGCTGATGTTATTATACACGTTATTGATGTCAGTCATCCATATAAAGATAATCATAAAAAGTGTGTTCTTGAAactttaaataaaataggTATATCTGatgaatttataaaaaataatgtaataGAAGTATGGAATAAAATTGACAAATTAACAGataatgaattatataCTTTATGTAAGAATAAACCAAAAAATGCCTTACCCATTTCAGCAAAATATGGCACAAACTGTAATTATCTTATTCAAATTATTGAACATTTAATTAATCAAATTAAAGatgttcatatattaaatttacAATTCCCAACCAGTGAAGCAAAAGAAAGAATTGATTTTcttatgaaaaattataaagtAGTTCCTCATTCTATATCTTATTCAGACGATGGAAACACAACCTTTATAAAATTGGTTGAGAATAAATctaatttaaaaaagtaCTATGAAAAATTTGAAATTAAAGAAACATACAAGAGTGATAATTGA
- a CDS encoding Rpr2, RNAse P, putative, producing the protein MNIEDDENKEKKETCLSYIKKINMSEIINDEAIGKRAEYLWNLALSAVYINVKLSMKYIALIKKITKNNLLFDNICCHYCNLIYIPFYNCKITHSPNQGKATYTCLLCKRKKKINLQHLSKHKNIYPLKHSDKHKPSISNLSNVNFFLINEIDNYEIKKNNVPLNKDDTSNTENQLSTQQENKNEYIVKDVSCADMQKEEHIINQDNIINQENIINQDNIINQDNIINQDNIINQDNIINKNNMYQNLSYLFRIDYGINKDDTQKGNEIYDKSVVNESEKCKTVHIENIKNDDKKNMNSEAKNIKNERKRKSQNNNIAQNKNQGFPNMNMNDGFLNFNKSKKKKGKSILDIL; encoded by the coding sequence atgaacatTGAAGATGATGAGAACaaagagaaaaaagaaacGTGCTTATCATACATTAAGAAGATAAATATGTcagaaataataaatgatgaaGCAATAGGTAAGCGAGCTGAATATTTATGGAATTTAGCTTTATCTGCAGtgtatataaatgtaaaattaTCTATGAAGTATATTGCcttgataaaaaaaataacaaaaaataatttattatttgataatatatgttgtcattattgtaatttaatatatattccatTTTATAATTGTAAGATCACTCATAGTCCGAATCAAGGGAAAGCAACTTACACGTGTTTACTTTGTAAacgtaaaaaaaaaataaatttacaACATTTAAGCAAAcataaaaacatatatcCCCTTAAGCATAGTGATAAACATAAACCATCCATCAGTAATTTGTCCAATgttaatttctttttaattaatgaaattgataattatgaaataaaaaagaataatgTCCCCCTTAATAAGGATGATACAAGTAATACTGAAAATCAATTGAGCACACAACAGGAGAATAAAAATGAGTATATTGTTAAAGATGTTAGTTGTGCAGATATGCAAAAGGAGgaacatattattaatcaggataatattataaatcaggagaatattattaaccaggataatattataaatcaggacaatattattaaccaggataatattataaatcaggacaatattattaacaaGAACAATATGTACCAAAATCTATCCTATTTATTTCGAATCGATTATggaataaataaagatgatACTCAAAAAGGTAATGAAATTTATGATAAATCCGTTGTGAATGAAAGTGAAAAATGTAAAACTGTCCATATTGAAAATATcaaaaatgatgataaaaagaatatgaaCAGTGAAGctaaaaatattaaaaatgaaagaaaaCGTAAATCCCAAAACAACAATATAgcacaaaataaaaatcaGGGTTTTCCGAATATGAATATGAATGATGgctttttaaattttaataaatccaaaaaaaaaaagggaaaaaGTATATTAGATATACTATAA